The genomic window GCTGGCCTCCACAGTCTCGAGCCTCTGCTGTAGGGCTGCTGATTTGCAGCACTGTGGGGAAGGAGGCAGCAACAGAGATGCAGCAGCTGGGTGGGAGTGAGCCAGGCTGGTGTCCTCTGGGCACGGCTGAGGGGGAGCAGGGCTAAACTTTGAATCCGGTCTGACGATTGCCTCTGCCTCGCAGGACCGGAGGCGGGGAAGGGATGCCAAGTGCATTGTTGATGATGGCAATATGGAATTACATTCAGGGCCTGTGTGCATACAGAGCTCTCGCTCACTGTTAAAAGGGGCTGGTGCAGTGAAAGAAAGCTCTGAACCTGTGTGTACCTGCGGTAATGAAGAAGTATCTGAATCAGAGTTTTGGTGGACTGAAGGTTCGGTGACAGGGTTGACATGTGTACTGGTGTTTTTCAGTGATGAGATAGTGGGCTCACAGTTTGTTCGTGCTGTGGCAGAGTAGCTTGGAAGTGTCTGTTCATCTGCATTGCATTTAAGATTAATATTAGCATGCCTGACTGATACACCCAAGGCAaactgttttgtatttgtatccATCTCCAGGGTTGTTTTTACTGGTGGGCATGCAGCAAAGTGTCCCTcatgttctgtttttgtgtatCCTTGATAATGTGCGAGCCTTTGTTGTTTCGTGTTTATGCAACCCTGCAGACAAGAGCTGCTTGATTTAATTAGGGAAATGTAATTCTGAAGGTTGGTGACCTGGGACAGATTTGAATTTTCATGGTCATTTGACTCATGCACAACTAATTCATTGATTAGATTACCATTGAATTTGTTTTCATCAGTATATGATTCAGTATAGGGACTAATGTTTGATGCAGGATTGTGGATGCTTGCATCGCTGCCTCTGTTGAGATATTTTGACACATTTAACGGCTCAGATAATAAAACTGGAGTTGTTGTGGAGTTGTTTTCCTGATTGGAAACAACACCGCACACACCAGACTCATTACCGGTTTGAGCTCTGCTGTCTGTTCCTTGTGTGCGCTCAGGTTGATTTACGTGAAGCGCTTCTTTATGACTTAGATCTTTGTgatgttgctttgtgtctgctgATTGAAGAGAAGTTGTACCTGAAACACAGACGTTACTTTGGTTTCCTGTCAATGTAGATGAAGAAGTGGAGGCTGTGGGTGGTGGATTTTTCAGGTTGATGGAGGAGTACTTGAGGGCTTTATTTCTGTATAGAGTGCTGCTGCATGTAAATGCAGAGCTGGGAGCTGCACTTGAAGGCAACCTAGCTCTTGAGTCTGGGGGTTTTGCTGCATTTGGTGTTGTGTTTAGAGACGCTGTAGAAACATGAAGTGTAGGTTCAGATTTTGAGGAGTTACGTTGAATTAGGTGAATTTGTGAGGCTACTGAATTATGTTTAGTGCTGGTATATGTAAATCGGTCTGAATTAGAGCTATGATTCAAAGTGCTCTGCGAGACGACAGTATTCATTACAGTGTCAATAAAAGATGCTTTACCTGGAGATTTGCTGTCGACGTTTGATGAGGGCTTTACTGGTTGTGTATTACCTGGATCCGATGTGGTACATGGTGGACTTGCATGTGTAGGTTGTGCAGTTATTTTTGGTTTATGGTTTTGGTCTGATGCATTGGCTGCCAGTGATGAGGTGGGACATTTAGGGGTCATTCTCGGACTATTTATTGCTATGTTTACTATTGCTGCAGGTTGAGCATTGGCAACTTTTGCGGGTATGCTTTCAGTGGACATCAGTGCAGTATGAAAGGTTGTGGTTGTTCTGCATGTGTTGGCAGTGAATGTGTTTCCTGCAGCGTGTGAACAGGAAGGTGGCGACAGAGTATTTTCAGGTGTAGGGTGCACAGATACACATACACTTTGAGGCACGTTATGTTGCGTAGAGTTGTGTCGTAATGATTTGAGGTGCTTAGGATAAGTGTGTGAATGAGGGTTGTTTGGTTTGGTAGCTGTGGCCATCTGTGGAGTCAACATTAGACTTGTTGGTCGGGGGATCTTACCGTCCTGTGATGGTTTTGCTGAAGATTTTATATTGGCATCCTCATGTCTTGTTTCAATAGTTGCTTTAGTTACAGTGATGGTTTTAGCATGTAGGATGGTTGTGTGTTGAGGGGATGTTGCATCACCGGCAGCATGTGTCTGTGACAAATTGACCAAATTCCCCCTAGAGTGCACTGGGCATGCTGGGTGTGGTGTTTTTCCATACTTTAGCTCTTCCCTAAAATATAACAGTTGTGGGTTATTGGGTGtccttttgtctctgtctgtgatgcTCTCAGAGTTTTCAAGAAGGCTTGACTTCAGGCTTTTCTCAACATGGGGCATCTGGACATGCGTGGTAGTGGAGAGCGAGGTGAGGACTGACTTTGATGGTTTCTCTTCAAGGCGAGCGTCAGGAGTAGAGCTTTTCTCCCCCAATGTCACAACTCCGGTGGCTGCAGACTGTCTGCCACCACAATTGCTGCATATTTTTTGTGTCATACCGAAAGGTCGGGCAGCAGATAACAGCAGTGTCTTCCCACACCGCTCTGCATAATGACCTTGCAGTCTGGTTTGGTCTCTTCCACAAGAGTTTGCACTCTTAACAGGCTCTACTTCATCGCTGTGAACACTTATTCCACCAATGGCATCTGAATCAACCACGCTGCCATTCGTGTAGCGGGCAGCAGATTTCGATTTAGGCTTGACATTGGTTACATTCCCTGCAAAGTGTGGGTTGGTCTTGATTGCCCTGGCATAGCAATAAGTCccacagctgctcctctgacTGCAGGCCACATCCTCAGAGGCCTCACCTCCAAGTGCTCTGAAAGTCACTTCCTTTTTGGTCTTGGATTCCccacttttctgttttaaaatagCCCTTTTCTCCTTGTCACTCTTTGTTAGCAGTAATACCTCCTTGTACTCAGTTTCCTTGGTAATATAGCTGCTGGATGTTTGAGCAATGTTATCTGATGGTGTCGAGAGCGTATCAGTTAGCTGCACGCTGGGCTGGGTGGATGGTCTGCTGATCCCAGGGGACGTCTGAACACCAACGCTGCACTGAGGTCCCCATGTCTGCAGCAGGGCTCCTCCGGTTCTGTCTCCTCCTGTTGTCCTCCAACCACGCACTCCAACCAGGGCAGGGACACCTAAAACTGGAACCGGAGTTGTCAGGTCAGCCGCTCGTCTCCCCATCCTTTGTTTGGCTGACTCAAAACTCTGATAACTCGAGAGAGCGGCAGCGTTTCCACACCATTACATCCGTCTAAAAGTAAGAGAGGAACAAGTTCACAGTGAGAGGCATTTGAGGTGCTGTGAGAGAAAACCATGAGTAAGCAGGACGGGTTGAAACAATGCACAGAGCGAGAACTGAGACATAGAACTGCTTCAGCGCTGCAGAAATGAAGGATAACTAGAGTTGTCAAAAAATCAATTGCGGATTCGAGATAAGACAGGGAGAATTATCCTCTCACTTTAAACTTTCCTGACATGgtgtggctggataggaaataGGAATGGCAAGGTGTTAACGCTAATAATAAGGGGAGGCTGTGGCTGTGAAAACAAGTGTTGTATATTATATTAGCATTTCAAACAAACCGCACAGATCCCCTCTCAATGTCTGACAGCCCAAAGAATAATTTATTTGTGGAATAAAATTCACAACATAGCTCCTGTGGTgaactctctctcctctcccgtTGAAATGTTTGTCATAGCGAGCAGCTTCCACTCTCTGTTGTCCTCCACATTCAGCTCACCTTGGAAAGAGGCCATAATGTATATACACACTGGTGCTATAGACTTCATTAAGCTTTGTGTGCATTTAACTGGAACACCCTTTCACAGAGGTGGCAttttgtctgcgtgtgtgtccGTGCCACCCATGAATTCGCGTGTGCccagttttcttttgtgtgtgcaAGAGGTCATTTTAATGATTTACGCAACAACAGTTCGGTAGTCAACGACGGGGAGGTAATTTGTGGATTTTTGCATACATTCAGGCATTTGATTGTAATATACGTTCAACACAGAGTGtggatgtgtttgtttgtgattgCAAGCCTTGGTTTATAACAAAAAATCATGCAAACACATTGTGACAAGGCTCCCCTCACTCCTTCCTCTTCCCAAACAGCCTCTATCCAGGGATGTCAAAAAGAACATTTAGTCATGTTTACCTGCAGGGAACATTATTTTGGTTGTCATATCATCTAATGTTCCTCAAGCTTAGTCAAGTGACCTGTGTCTTTTGTTGCCATCTAACACTGTCCTGTCCTGTTAgtacaataaataaatctcCCTTTACATGCTCTTGCAGTGCCACACACTTTTTTAGATGACCAGCACTAAAGAACAGAGCTTTCTCTGGCTTCAGCACAATTGCCAcctaatgtgtttttgtgattgTGTTGAGCAGGCATACCTGAGTGTTTGCTTGATCCTGCTGCAAGATGTCTTGTTGTTGTCTTGAGTCCAAATGTCAGGAGCTAGTTTTCCGCTTTCTGTTTTACGTCCTCATAGATTCCTCAAGGTTTGGACTGACTTTGCCTTCATATTTCAAATCCCTTTGTAGTAGAATGCAAACTCAGAGGAGTCTGCAAGCAGTGCTGAATAAGCCCTCTTTCCTAATGATTCTCAACTAATCTACCTTTTATTGATCAGACATGAAGCCAAACTGTGTCCTCATTGTATCCCCCTTCTCctcttgttttggttttgctgcTCCATGCTCACTCCATAATCACAACACAGCAGTATGCTACAGTATGCTGCCCTCCAACACTCTCTGTCCTACTATGTCTTGCCTTTTTTcttacctcctcctcctcctccttctctctccctctccccctctcttatTTCTGCCACTATCCTCCTCCCCAGCATTCATGTATCCTGATCTACAGCTGggtggagaaagaaaaagagagcaaGGGAGAaataggagagagagagagaggaagtgactTGCATCAGTGGGGTAGGGACTGTGTGTAAATTACCATGCAAGTTAAAAAGCAGGGAAATGCACTGACAACAAATGTACAGCAaatgtaaaagcaaacaaagcttTAAAAATAACAGGGAGAAAATTATTTTACCTCAACTCTGCAGTATTTTTAAACGTGAACATTTACAGTATCTCAAGACTATCACTGCTGTTTCAGTCTCATACTGTTACTGTACACAGGAACCAAACTGAAGCTGGTTTCGCTGCATACAGGACTAAGTAGGCGCAGTGTTTTACACTGGCTGCTGTCTTACCTTTGAGTGCACAGTCTGATGTGGTAATGATGTGTGACAGGGCAAAGGCAGGcagtttttaatgcattttgtaCATTAACCATTTAGCTACTAAATTTCTCAGACCAACGCTGCTTTTTGGGACAAGTCTCTCTTGGGGAAGTATATTACATGTTGTACATCAGTCACTTTTAagtaattattaaaataaataatattgcaACTAATGGGGTAAATGAGATAAATAAACAGGCATATTAAAgtctaagtcttcctaagcttgaaaagtttttgtcacatacagcaaacatctcctcacgatccgctagctgcatgtcctctgaatatgctgtgaaaaagttcAGTCTCTGTacgcagcccaggctccgcaaatggcaacaaaaacacttcacttctgtttacgttcaacaatgttatcagaCACGATGGAGCTAGCTCgccttttagcctcattgtagcctgtagctctaactgcctctctgggcaccgcgttcacATGTGCACACTtgtgcgagaccgtgagacatgggcaccgcgttcatgtgtgtgtgcttgctttcactggtcttgcgctggctggttggtgcagcctggaccacaatgtttttgttgccatttgcggagcctgggctgcctacagagaccggactttttcacagcatattcagaggacaggTAGCTAGCGGttcgtgaggagatgtttgctgtatgtgacaaaaacttttcaagcttaggaagacttagagagcctttaaacATGCCAttgatgttaaagggacagtccaccccaggatcaaaaatacatattcttcCTCTAACCtctagtgctatttatcaatctacatAGTTTTAGTgcgagttgccgagtgttggagatatcggccatagagatgtctgccttctctccaatataatagaactaaatggcacttgtcttgtggtgctcaaagcaccaaaaaatgcatttgacgAAATCAtgaccaggggcctgtatcacgaagcaagatcaacctttcctgggttacccagacctatcctgggttgactaaccctaacaatggcaatcaggataatcggtatcgcgatgctggatatcaactcgataactcaacccagggttgctttatcaagagccgtgaacgtgCACGCaacggaccaatcacaatcatgagagaagcgtagcgtcactgagcgtcctcccAGAGTGCCGTATGTGAGGAAAAAGAAAGTATTTCTTGTGAGGATCAGaaattaattctactaaaatatgaggaggagaaaagcaacattagagaaaaggccaacaccgtggcagctgcaggaggaggaaacatgcgtggcaacgcataacgggatgaataatgtttagttttagtttagattagtttatgtgcacataatgttaaaaacagacagtataaaatttacaagattaaaaaaagaaaagtgccggagaggttagaagccactaagaGCTtgtcaaagaaattcccctgtcaaaacatcaatgaaatcacataatagagaagacaaaaaaaatgggtcaggaaagaagaaagagaggaggagagagggaaaaatccagacaaaacaaggtagcaaataaaattatgtgtaggttaaattactcatcactggttcaagtagctacagtacctgtacctgtacatctgacactgatgacacccttgaatcccatgaaatcaatgctgcgcagatgaattgcgtgtattccaattatcgtctaacatcattgcgtctgataaattggtcttctttgtaataacgttatatatgctacaataaagcttaaagctgacgtcacaattaaatcatatcaacaccaaattgatagtctgaataaaatcatcctgatattgagctagagttgttagaaattaacagctgcgcaaaaatatacctagtctccctctttaaaaaacaaaaaggaaaatccctcaaacaccatgaagtgtagacatgataggctactttccacatttccagcagcaaagctgtcaattaggcccattatctttaacagggatcatttcctccaacaaaacaaaatgctggcactaattaatggtgctattaagtgtccgcaaatgatcagtttctttcttatgaaggggtgggatgaaatttcgacttctttccgctcctttttgaacaatcttttcattgtctgttgttgttgctttcttttcttttttaatgttcaaaataaactttcaaatcaaaatcaatcaaattaattaaacttcccgtcatgactgggctgcatttctgtcagcggagtcatttttttccaaacagctgattggccagtgggtggttctttttataggatcagattcaaccctgaacttagcctgctccggagcaggatagccatTCAGAGTAAGTAACCATGgcgatctaccccgataagaactgaaccggctttgTGAGAcagaaaacccagggttaaccctgaagttatcACGCTAAgacaaaatcctgcttcgtgatacaggccccaggttactcaagataatccccagaccttgttgtgaacagtttcatgtaggaactatttttcttttaataattgttgaagttttgaaagtgaattttttttttctcaagattCACAAGCAGGTCCCCCAAATTCTGTAAAAATCGTAGACTGTCTGTTTGAAAGCATGGGCCACAGTCAAATCTGAACACTTTGAGACATTAGCTTCTTCATACAGTAAGCATTTTGCTTCTCTAAGTATTAAATAAATCTCAGTTAGCatgttcaatatttttttcctctctcattCCACTTTATTCCACATAATTTGGATAAAATGTTACAATTTCTTTTTAAGAGTAGTTTTTTGAGTTTAATGCCAAAGTCTGGTCCATACTTAATGTGAATCCCTGAATTGGAAatatgtttaaagaaaaaatgttaatgttttgaATCCTtatttcaattcagttcaattttattttataaagcccaatatcacaaatcacaatttgcctcacagggctttacagcatacgacatccctctgtcctttggactctcacagcggataaggaaaaactccccaaaaaaacccctttaacggcggaaaaaaacagtagaaacctcaggaagagcaactgaggagggatccctcttccatcCCCATcccagacgtgcaatagatgtcgtacagaacagatgagcataataaattaacagtaatccgtatgacacagagagagagagagagagagagagagagagagatgcaggacagacggtaatgacagtagtacaatattaatgaaagtaataatattatagttatagttctggctattgtggtacaatatgttgaaaatatatattaatatctggcagtatacatatgtgacaataatcgtatgtgtataataacagtagaagtatgactaatgactaatgatggcagcagcagcaggaggcatctggcaggaccacggcagcagcacaaccacacacgtcacgctgtccaggcaccgctgcaatatgagttaacctgagagacagtggagcacaaaggctccggagaagaagccgagttagtgacatccagaatggccgagttagcaagatgctgTAATaggatatgagagagagagagagagagagagaaggagagaaggtgcccggtgtattataggggggtcctccagcagactaggcctaagtcagcctaactaggggctggtacagggcaagcctgagccggccctaactataagctttatcaaagaggaaagtcttaagtctagtcttaaatgtggagacggtgtctgcctcctggaccgtaacaggaagatgattccacaggagaggagcctgatagctgaaggctctggctcctgatctacttttggagactttagggaccacgagtaaccctgcgttctcagagtgggataataaggcactatgagctctctaagatatgacggagcttgaccatttagagctttataagttaacagtaggattttaaattcaattctggattttacagggatccagtgcagagaagctaaaacaggagaaatatgatctcgtttcttagttcctgttagtacacgtgctgctgcattctgtattagctggagagtttttaaggacttactagagctacctgataatagagagttacagtaatccagcctagaggtaacttcagttttgtctgaatttaacatcaggaaattggtgctcatc from Epinephelus lanceolatus isolate andai-2023 chromosome 11, ASM4190304v1, whole genome shotgun sequence includes these protein-coding regions:
- the LOC117264317 gene encoding uncharacterized protein LOC117264317; translated protein: MGRRAADLTTPVPVLGVPALVGVRGWRTTGGDRTGGALLQTWGPQCSVGVQTSPGISRPSTQPSVQLTDTLSTPSDNIAQTSSSYITKETEYKEVLLLTKSDKEKRAILKQKSGESKTKKEVTFRALGGEASEDVACSQRSSCGTYCYARAIKTNPHFAGNVTNVKPKSKSAARYTNGSVVDSDAIGGISVHSDEVEPVKSANSCGRDQTRLQGHYAERCGKTLLLSAARPFGMTQKICSNCGGRQSAATGVVTLGEKSSTPDARLEEKPSKSVLTSLSTTTHVQMPHVEKSLKSSLLENSESITDRDKRTPNNPQLLYFREELKYGKTPHPACPVHSRGNLVNLSQTHAAGDATSPQHTTILHAKTITVTKATIETRHEDANIKSSAKPSQDGKIPRPTSLMLTPQMATATKPNNPHSHTYPKHLKSLRHNSTQHNVPQSVCVSVHPTPENTLSPPSCSHAAGNTFTANTCRTTTTFHTALMSTESIPAKVANAQPAAIVNIAINSPRMTPKCPTSSLAANASDQNHKPKITAQPTHASPPCTTSDPGNTQPVKPSSNVDSKSPGKASFIDTVMNTVVSQSTLNHSSNSDRFTYTSTKHNSVASQIHLIQRNSSKSEPTLHVSTASLNTTPNAAKPPDSRARLPSSAAPSSAFTCSSTLYRNKALKYSSINLKNPPPTASTSSSTLTGNQSNVCVSGTTSLQSADTKQHHKDLSHKEALHVNQPERTQGTDSRAQTGNESGVCGVVSNQENNSTTTPVLLSEPLNVSKYLNRGSDASIHNPASNISPYTESYTDENKFNGNLINELVVHESNDHENSNLSQVTNLQNYISLIKSSSSCLQGCINTKQQRLAHYQGYTKTEHEGHFAACPPVKTTLEMDTNTKQFALGVSVRHANINLKCNADEQTLPSYSATARTNCEPTISSLKNTSTHVNPVTEPSVHQNSDSDTSSLPQVHTGSELSFTAPAPFNSERELCMHTGPECNSILPSSTMHLASLPRLRSCEAEAIVRPDSKFSPAPPQPCPEDTSLAHSHPAAASLLLPPSPQCCKSAALQQRLETVEASLAANKDRITTLLNIIHDLETCHTPTSGRRCYKTGQDLKNCSTCQKTACIVYSVEYDFRQQEKRFLEVLNRSARGNNAFSVHLSQPMNFSLLRNVIIKNLTKSKVRSKKLCKTLFKWLPRKIQQV